AAGCAACGCTCCGTAAAATAAAACTGTCAAAAGACAAAAAACAAAACTATCTAAAATTTTTAATTTATAATTCGTTTTCATAAAACCTCCGCTCAAAGAATTAAAATAGAAAATATTTTCTCAACGAGTTTCATCTATAATCTAAAATTTTGCACGCGACTTTGATTTGTGCTTTTTGTATATTTGCAAAAAAATTGAGGTGAAAAATGAAGTTAAAATTTTTCGTTGCATTTTACGCAATTTTATTTTGTGCTTTTACAAGCGCTTTTGCGGAAGAGGAAATTCGAATTGTAAAAATCAACGATTCTAATTTTGAAGCAGAAATTATGAATTCAAAGCAACCGATTATTTTGGAATTTTCTTCGACAAGTTGCCCGCCTTGTTTGATTATGATTCCCACTTTAATCAGCATTGCAAAAAATTATGAAGATATTAAAGTGGCGTCTGTTGGAATTGATGATCCGGGAATTGAAAAGGTAAAAAATACTTTTAATATTACAGCATTCCCCACATTTTTTTTCATTAAAGACGGCAAAATAATTGGAAGAAAAATTGGAGCAATAAAAGAAAATGAAATGTTGGCTGCTTTAGGTTACTCTCCAAAAGTAACTAAGGCGCAAAAAAAGCCTAAGAAATCAAAAAATCAAAAATCTAATTTGGTGTGCTCAATAGATGGACAATTTAATGGCCTTAAAAATCATGTTACGATTTCGTTTGAATTTAAAAATGGCGAAATTAAAAATGTTGATTTGGTGACAGATGTGATTATCCCGCCTGCTTTAGAAGAACATCGCGAAGCCATTAAGCAAAGATTTATTGAAAGCGGTAAAAGCGAAGTCACGGAAACGATGACGGGCTTTAGATTGCACACTGCAAATGATAGCCCATTTATCAAAGCGATGGATATGAAACGTACTTCCACTTATGGAGAAATGAAAGCTGGCCTTGAATTGCAAGGCTTCAGTTGTAAATAAATTTTTCTTGTTTGGAAAAATTTGAAATTTAATTTTGGTCTGCAGAATTTAAAGTCGGTGCATCAGCCGTTGATTTGAATTCTGCAGCTTTTTCTTTTAATGCACTTGCCGTTGATTCGATGACTTCGCCAGTTTTCGTTTTGGCTGCGGTTAAAAGTTCATCGGCGACTTTGCCCGCAGCCACTTCGACGTCGTGTTTAGATTCTTCGCTGACTGCGTTGGAAATTTCGTCGGCGACTTTTCCGACGGCGATTTCCGCTTGATTTTTCGTTTCTTCGCTTACGGCATCGCATGCGTTGAATGTAAAAGCAGAGAGAATTCCGAGCGAAATGAGAATCGCTTTTCTCCCTAAAAATTTATTGTTATGAATTTTCATCATAGCACAAAGATAGTAAATTTGGCAAAATTTGTCAAGGAAAATTTTTGAAGAAATGGAAAAATTTCGTGCATCGGTTTTTAAAATCCGGTTTCCAAAGTATAATCCGAAAGGCGAATAAGAGTGTCTAAGAGAGCTTCTAAATGCTTGACGGTTTCTGCTTTTTCGTTTGCGAGATTCTGAGTTTGATGCAAATCATTTTCGGCGAAAAG
Above is a window of Hallerella porci DNA encoding:
- a CDS encoding thioredoxin family protein, whose product is MKLKFFVAFYAILFCAFTSAFAEEEIRIVKINDSNFEAEIMNSKQPIILEFSSTSCPPCLIMIPTLISIAKNYEDIKVASVGIDDPGIEKVKNTFNITAFPTFFFIKDGKIIGRKIGAIKENEMLAALGYSPKVTKAQKKPKKSKNQKSNLVCSIDGQFNGLKNHVTISFEFKNGEIKNVDLVTDVIIPPALEEHREAIKQRFIESGKSEVTETMTGFRLHTANDSPFIKAMDMKRTSTYGEMKAGLELQGFSCK